One Pararhizobium sp. IMCC3301 DNA segment encodes these proteins:
- the hisH gene encoding imidazole glycerol phosphate synthase subunit HisH, protein MIAIIDYGAGNVRSVMNMLRALNAEARIVTSGDELGGASRIILPGVGHFDHGMALLAERGFIEPLNHLVLKQRLPFLGICLGAQLIARGSEEGDRPGLGWVNADVVAFDRSRLPANLRVPHMGWAETWAPEAVIAEGTLPRCFADTFNAKTRFYYVHSYHLLCDDQHQAALRSWHGYEFAAGIVADNILGMQFHPEKSHEHGKKIFSAFLTWQPVA, encoded by the coding sequence ATGATCGCAATCATCGACTACGGTGCAGGAAACGTCCGCTCAGTGATGAACATGCTCAGAGCGCTGAACGCAGAGGCGCGGATCGTTACCTCTGGCGATGAACTCGGAGGGGCGTCGCGCATCATCCTACCCGGTGTGGGCCATTTCGATCATGGCATGGCACTGTTGGCTGAACGTGGCTTCATCGAACCGCTAAACCACCTTGTTCTCAAGCAGCGCCTGCCTTTTTTGGGTATTTGTTTGGGTGCGCAGCTAATTGCACGCGGCAGCGAAGAGGGCGACCGGCCCGGGCTGGGTTGGGTGAACGCCGATGTGGTCGCCTTCGATCGGTCTAGGCTGCCTGCCAATTTGCGGGTGCCGCATATGGGTTGGGCCGAGACTTGGGCACCGGAGGCGGTAATCGCTGAAGGCACGCTGCCGCGGTGTTTCGCAGACACGTTCAACGCCAAAACGCGATTTTACTACGTTCATAGCTATCATCTACTGTGCGACGACCAGCACCAGGCGGCGCTGCGCTCATGGCACGGCTATGAGTTCGCGGCTGGCATCGTGGCGGACAACATATTGGGCATGCAGTTCCACCCC